A genomic region of Colletes latitarsis isolate SP2378_abdomen chromosome 7, iyColLati1, whole genome shotgun sequence contains the following coding sequences:
- the LOC143343337 gene encoding uncharacterized protein LOC143343337 isoform X1: MSTSDMNLMDLLFPREDSFLKGDIKDEPFIDQSYNDDAITAEEWPTNPDDFLDSIFKLEDHQFNLIENDLETIPSSSSDSGLSSALSLSCEQQLSPLLPIEEDQVEISNSEMSSPQNFMDFESLDSPNQSVGSVDSPERSVVSSNIGSPVGTDITEEMDVEQTLVAVVNPNNTLADANATVLADQPVLNLDKLPKVRVASQENNTINVRNITCNGKRNIRQLIRVTPMGSGNPRSILLPVSLKDMKEVRTIKIINASQARNLKGFKINQANIINKPVQVTIKQEDSGSEKSRNSSDEISETDSPYPRLKLNAEEKRLLQKEGITLPTHYPLTKHEERELKRIRRKIRNKISAQDSRKRKKEYVDGLEDRVKQCTEENMTLLKRIKALQSQNQSLAGQLKRLQTLLQKGNKSAQPATCLMVLLLSLALVAVPNLRPHSNSNNELTQEQEQPEKMPPLAGRSRTLLYTKQLMDEELQQYSEELLQEVEGLLDHDYSPVIQPPLYKRPRIEIESTPKCVSSSSHVGGTLCGRQNYISKSTRQYIEPPLDDIWPPPKPGGQKKVDKLEALTNELKINISDSDGTRTVLLEVPQEQ; this comes from the exons ATGTCGACGTCGGATATGAACTTGATGGACTTGCTCTTCCCGCGTGAAGACTCGTTCCTGAAAGGCGACATTAAGGACGAGCCTTTCATAGACCAAAGCTACAACGACGACGCCATCACG GCGGAGGAATGGCCGACGAACCCCGACGACTTTCTCGACTCCATTTTTAAGCTGGAGGATCATCAGTTCAACCTGAtcgagaatgatttggagacgaTACCGTCCTCCTCCTCGGACAGCGGACTCTCGAGCGCTCTCAGCCTCTCCTGCGAGCAACAACTGAGCCCGTTGTTACCGATCGAGGAGGATCAGGTGGAGATCAGCAACTCCGAAATGAGCAGTCCGCAGAATTTCATGGATTTCGAATCCTTGGACAGCCCGAACCAATCGGTGGGCAGCGTGGACAGTCCGGAAAGGTCGGTGGTCAGCTCCAACATCGGTTCACCGGTTGGTACAGACATTACCGAGGAAATGGATGTGGAGCAGACACTCGTGGCGGTGGTGAACCCTAATAACACCCTGGCGGATGCCAACGCCACTGTTCTGGCAGACCAACCGGTTCTGAATTTAG ACAAATTACCGAAGGTACGCGTCGCGTCTCAAGAGAACAACACAATAAATGTCCGTAACATCACATGCAACGGTAAACGCAATATCAGACAATTGATACGCGTTACGCCGATGGGTTCCGGAAACCCGAGATCAATTCTACTGCCAGTAAGTCTCAAAGACATGAAGGAGGTGCGGACCATAAAAATCATCAACGCGTCGCAAGCGAGGAATTTGAAAGGATTCAAGATCAACCAAGCAAATATCATCAACAAACCCGTCCAA GTGACCATCAAGCAAGAGGACTCAGGGAGCGAGAAGAGTCGCAATTCGAGCGACGAGATATCAGAGACGGATTCCCCGTACCCGAGGCTAAAGCTGAACGCGGAGGAAAAACGTCTGCTTCAGAAGGAAGGAATAACGTTACCGACTCATTATCCGTTGACGAAGCACGAGGAACGCGAGCTGAAGAGGATCAGGCGCAAGATTCGCAACAAAATATCCGCGCAGGACTCGCGGAAAAGGAAAAAGGAGTACGTGGACGGGCTGGAGGATCGCGTGAAGCAGTGCACGGAGGAGAACATGACGCTATTGAAGCGCATCAAGGCGCTCCAGTCGCAGAATCAGAGCCTGGCCGGGCAACTAAAGAGGCTGCAAACGTTGCTGCAAAAGGGCAACAAGAGCGCCCAACCGGCCACTTGTTTGATGGTATTGCTGCTCTCGTTGGCTCTCGTTGCTGTCCCGAATTTGCGGCCTCACTCCAATTCCAACAACGAACTCACGCAGGAACAGGAACAGCCAGAGAAAATGCCACCGCTAGCAG GTCGCTCTCGAACATTACTCTATACGAAGCAGCTGATGGACGAAGAGCTGCAGCAATACAGCGAGGAATTGCTGCAGGAAGTGGAAGGTCTCCTGGATCACGATTACAGCCCGGTGATCCAGCCGCCCCTCTACAAACGTCCTCGCATAGAGATAGAATCGACACCGAAATGTGTCTCGTCTTCCAGCCATGTCGGTGGGACGCTCTGTGGAAGACAGAACTACATATCGAAGTCCACCAGGCAGTACATCGAGCCACCGTTGGACGACATTTGGCCACCGCCTAAGCCAGGCGGGCAGAAGAAGGTCGACAAGCTCGAGGCGCTAACGAACGAGCTGAAAATCAACATTTCTGATTCTGACGGCACCAGGACCGTGCTTCTCGAGGTGCCCCAGGAGCAATAG
- the Dnapol-alpha50 gene encoding DNA primase small subunit, giving the protein MEDLSNVADLLPTYYARLFPFHDYYRWLSYGNVSVFTRREFSFTLQDDVYIRYQSFKSAKDLEHEIKRLIPFKIDIGAVYNYCPKEMRGTPNFQPVERELVFDIDMTDYDEVRTCCSGADICSKCWKFMSVACKILDNALRQDFGYKHILWIFSGRRGIHCWVCDPGARNLSSYERGAVAEYLQIIEGGEYMKKKVKLNRDEIHPSIKRALETVEAVFVPFCVEEQDILGTDERVEKFLQILSEEEDRHELKALFNQCNSSKDRWHQFVKYVKSKKTMGDQKRRLYRHLIEEIMLQYAYPRLDINVSKGMNHLLKSPFCIHPKTGKVCIPFTANTVDKFQPDKVPTITTLIEEINEYDLKDKAEQKTYDLNAKRIKDYKKTSLNKSLRLFQEFLWNLENDRKGQKIIESDAKMEF; this is encoded by the exons ATGGAAGATCTATCAAACGTGGCTGATTTACTGCCAACTTACTACGCGAGGTTATTTCCTTTCCACGATTATTACCGTTGGCTCAGTTACGGAAACG TAAGCGTATTCACCCGCAGAGAGTTTTCGTTTACCCTACAAGACGATGTTTACATCCGCTATCAATCATTTAAAAGCGCAAAAGACTTGGAGCACGAAATAAAACGGCTTATCCCCTTTAAAATCGATATCGGGGCAGTGTACAATTACTG CCCAAAGGAAATGCGGGGGACCCCGAATTTTCAGCCTGTCGAGAGAGAACTAGTATTCGATATCGATATGACCGATTACGATGAAGTTAGAACATGTTGCAGCGGTGCAGATATCTGTTCCAAGTGTTGGAAGTTTATGTCTGTCGCCTGCAAAATTTTAGACAATGCTTTAAGAC AGGATTTTGGATACAAGCATATCTTGTGGATATTCTCTGGTAGGAGAGGCATACATTGTTGGGTATGCGATCCTGGTGCACGTAATCTATCCAGTTACGAGCGTGGTGCAGTGGCAGAGTATTTACAGATCATAGAAGGTGGAGAATACATGAAGAAAAAAGTGAAATTAAATCGCGATGAAATACACCCTTCTATTAA ACGTGCTCTTGAAACGGTAGAAGCTGTTTTCGTTCCATTTTGTGTGGAAGAGCAAGATATACTAGGAACCGATGAAAGAGTAGAGAAGTTTCTGCAGATATTGTCAGAAGAAGAAGACAGACATGAATTGAAAGCACTGTTTAATCAATGCAACTCCAGCAAAGATAGATGGCACCAGTTTGTTAAATACGTTAAAAGCAAAAAGACAATG GGTGACCAAAAGAGGCGGTTGTATCGTCATTTAATAGAGGAAATAATGTTACAATACGCGTATCCAAGATTGGACATAAACGTCAGTAAAGGCATGAATCATCTTTTGAAATCCCCTTTTTGTATCCATCCGAAAACAGGCAAGGTTTGCATACCATTCACCGCGAACACGGTAGATAAATTTCAACCAGATAAAGTACCGACAATCACAACGTTGATCGAAGAAATCAACGAGTACGATCTGAAGGATAAAGCCGAACAGAAGACGTACGATTTGAACGCGAAGAGAATAAAAGACTACAAAAAGACAAGCCTAAACAAATCGCTCCGACTTTTCCAGGAATTTTTATGGAATTTAGAGAATGACCGTAAAGGTCAAAAAATCATTGAAAGCG acGCGAAGATGGAGTTCTAA
- the LOC143343337 gene encoding uncharacterized protein LOC143343337 isoform X2 has product MSTSDMNLMDLLFPREDSFLKGDIKDEPFIDQSYNDDAITAEEWPTNPDDFLDSIFKLEDHQFNLIENDLETIPSSSSDSGLSSALSLSCEQQLSPLLPIEEDQVEISNSEMSSPQNFMDFESLDSPNQSVGSVDSPERSVVSSNIGSPVGTDITEEMDVEQTLVAVVNPNNTLADANATVLADQPVLNLDKLPKVRVASQENNTINVRNITCNGKRNIRQLIRVTPMGSGNPRSILLPVTIKQEDSGSEKSRNSSDEISETDSPYPRLKLNAEEKRLLQKEGITLPTHYPLTKHEERELKRIRRKIRNKISAQDSRKRKKEYVDGLEDRVKQCTEENMTLLKRIKALQSQNQSLAGQLKRLQTLLQKGNKSAQPATCLMVLLLSLALVAVPNLRPHSNSNNELTQEQEQPEKMPPLAGRSRTLLYTKQLMDEELQQYSEELLQEVEGLLDHDYSPVIQPPLYKRPRIEIESTPKCVSSSSHVGGTLCGRQNYISKSTRQYIEPPLDDIWPPPKPGGQKKVDKLEALTNELKINISDSDGTRTVLLEVPQEQ; this is encoded by the exons ATGTCGACGTCGGATATGAACTTGATGGACTTGCTCTTCCCGCGTGAAGACTCGTTCCTGAAAGGCGACATTAAGGACGAGCCTTTCATAGACCAAAGCTACAACGACGACGCCATCACG GCGGAGGAATGGCCGACGAACCCCGACGACTTTCTCGACTCCATTTTTAAGCTGGAGGATCATCAGTTCAACCTGAtcgagaatgatttggagacgaTACCGTCCTCCTCCTCGGACAGCGGACTCTCGAGCGCTCTCAGCCTCTCCTGCGAGCAACAACTGAGCCCGTTGTTACCGATCGAGGAGGATCAGGTGGAGATCAGCAACTCCGAAATGAGCAGTCCGCAGAATTTCATGGATTTCGAATCCTTGGACAGCCCGAACCAATCGGTGGGCAGCGTGGACAGTCCGGAAAGGTCGGTGGTCAGCTCCAACATCGGTTCACCGGTTGGTACAGACATTACCGAGGAAATGGATGTGGAGCAGACACTCGTGGCGGTGGTGAACCCTAATAACACCCTGGCGGATGCCAACGCCACTGTTCTGGCAGACCAACCGGTTCTGAATTTAG ACAAATTACCGAAGGTACGCGTCGCGTCTCAAGAGAACAACACAATAAATGTCCGTAACATCACATGCAACGGTAAACGCAATATCAGACAATTGATACGCGTTACGCCGATGGGTTCCGGAAACCCGAGATCAATTCTACTGCCA GTGACCATCAAGCAAGAGGACTCAGGGAGCGAGAAGAGTCGCAATTCGAGCGACGAGATATCAGAGACGGATTCCCCGTACCCGAGGCTAAAGCTGAACGCGGAGGAAAAACGTCTGCTTCAGAAGGAAGGAATAACGTTACCGACTCATTATCCGTTGACGAAGCACGAGGAACGCGAGCTGAAGAGGATCAGGCGCAAGATTCGCAACAAAATATCCGCGCAGGACTCGCGGAAAAGGAAAAAGGAGTACGTGGACGGGCTGGAGGATCGCGTGAAGCAGTGCACGGAGGAGAACATGACGCTATTGAAGCGCATCAAGGCGCTCCAGTCGCAGAATCAGAGCCTGGCCGGGCAACTAAAGAGGCTGCAAACGTTGCTGCAAAAGGGCAACAAGAGCGCCCAACCGGCCACTTGTTTGATGGTATTGCTGCTCTCGTTGGCTCTCGTTGCTGTCCCGAATTTGCGGCCTCACTCCAATTCCAACAACGAACTCACGCAGGAACAGGAACAGCCAGAGAAAATGCCACCGCTAGCAG GTCGCTCTCGAACATTACTCTATACGAAGCAGCTGATGGACGAAGAGCTGCAGCAATACAGCGAGGAATTGCTGCAGGAAGTGGAAGGTCTCCTGGATCACGATTACAGCCCGGTGATCCAGCCGCCCCTCTACAAACGTCCTCGCATAGAGATAGAATCGACACCGAAATGTGTCTCGTCTTCCAGCCATGTCGGTGGGACGCTCTGTGGAAGACAGAACTACATATCGAAGTCCACCAGGCAGTACATCGAGCCACCGTTGGACGACATTTGGCCACCGCCTAAGCCAGGCGGGCAGAAGAAGGTCGACAAGCTCGAGGCGCTAACGAACGAGCTGAAAATCAACATTTCTGATTCTGACGGCACCAGGACCGTGCTTCTCGAGGTGCCCCAGGAGCAATAG
- the Med24 gene encoding mediator complex subunit 24 codes for MCNLLTSAMETKVTSKTSSLKALLLRAWRERWSDLQWGINIKTILPRGVSGDVYNLADCILQQALVGLGPNQLVLSYLKHSLSSQLVSYAAVLQRISKYDAFHKPHCILSLLEFLESIQIGITCRGKPEEDLLAAAVLSIVHWLLQCYLHTLTKMPQNSPLTPQPTELMDKPASILKQMLSSDFLCAMMYLAKYDDKDLYIDVVKKCQEIEALLKTSSLKSSVPIEESLKKLCNLEIECLALSFEMTQMESITHCLQPLFAVQVLLNPSTETAVFVNQLLMVQRLKNYTNARLYCEIIRACLMCLHNVTGTFKESQWGAFTFLKVPLILKELHVAHSNGDDKSEYSQDILDAFELLLQFTPLLDIMDTACSCNSVECLLNALQKVNLVTEKQAKQLSSRREGVTATLQKLESSTSTPSIPKVIVRAEPTLSGILKTLNADYTKIHEALLSMLHQVLTGNSFELMLAVATVEGKLKTFVTKLIKFNECSKQNNEPVPPKTAATRAMLFDVSFLMLCSIVQTYGSDAVLEEGGGDSFFEQWVRECMPERNQPKSPQKMLQNIDPARVDALLAQINSPDPDFKSSNIKWHIACQSAMGVVKELLCAWESDVLGAGDVKRALDGLRATACCLPVCAAAWLCAYMSITHQDALLKPMNMVQHFLTPLPGDEMQDNLKERSSLMSQIIRKMQYDVHPPTQSKTKVLSMSHSIISRQPILEQLEAVWKNVNQRGWINIQATQSLESLLNTGGSLWFVSNIVKEVLKYRYQQELDQAVDLAFAIFHLDIENCTLDLINHIIPQYLYNSLQSEELVEPQSSVLAKLCVYCIFSTLEYNNSNPYRGSSRKRGRRDLDADELDALGVPANKILRLNESGDSNPIFGSQSPQAQGPTNGQKSIVLRDPLLSALNGLFTIFTFLAGRDGEVSQQTHFILQFLRLMVQCGKDRTRIVLQGMPQTLVPCLLKALPELFTTDILLRFYDIQTAVGRKATARDLCMLRNITLKPTK; via the exons ATGTGTAATCTTCTAACATCAGCTATGGAGACTAAAGTAACTAGTAAAACCAGCAGTTTAAAAGCTCTTTTGCTACGAGCATGGAGAGAACGCTGGAGTGATTTACAATGGGGTATTAATATTAAAACA ATTTTACCAAGAGGTGTTAGCGGAGATGTATATAATTTAGCAGACTGTATATTACAACAAGCATTAGTTGGACTTGGCCCAAATCAGTTAGTACTCTCTTACTTGAAACATTCTTTAAGTTCACAG TTGGTCTCCTATGCTGCTGTATTGCAACGGATAAGCAAATACGATGCCTTTCATAAGCCCCATTGTATTTTAAGTCTACTAGAATTTCTAGAATCTATTCAAATAGGTATAACCTGTCGTGGTAAACCAGAAGAGGATCTCTTGGCAGCTGCAGTGTTATCTATTGTACATTGGCTGTTGCAGTGTTATCTGCATACTTTGACAAAAATGCCTCAAAACAGCCCGCTAACTCCACAACCGACCGAACTAATGGACAAACCTGCCAGTATATTGAAACAGATGCTTAGTTCAGATTTTCTTTGCGCTATGATGTACTTAGCCAAATACGACGACAAAG ATTTGTACATAGATGTTGTGAAGAAGTGTCAAGAAATCGAGGCTTTACTGAAAACTAGCAGTTTAAAATCTTCCGTACCAATCGAAGAGTCTCTTAAAAAACTGTGCAATTTAGAGATCGAATGTTTAGCTCTTTCTTTTGAAATGACGCAAATGGAGTCCATAACTCACTGCCTGCAGCCATTGTTCGCGGTCCAAGTGTTATTAAATCCTAGCACAGAGACGGCCGTATTTGTTAACCAGTTGTTAATGGTCCAAAGACTTAAAAATTACACGAACGCGAGGTTGTATTGTGAAATAATTCGCGCGTGTTTAATGTGCCTACACAACGTTACAGGCACATTCAAAGAGTCACAGTGGGGTGCTTTCACTTTTTTGAAGGTACCTCTTATTTTAAAGGAACTACATGTTGCACATTCGAACG GCGATGATAAATCGGAGTATTCTCAAGATATTTTAGATGCGTTTGAACTTCTGCTCCAATTTACACCGCTTCTTGATATAATGGACACCGCGTGTTCTTGTAACAGTGTCGAGTGTTTACTGAACGCGTTGCAAAAAGTGAACTTGGTCACGGAAAAACAGGCCAAACAATTGAGTAGTAGAAG AGAGGGTGTCACGGCAACTCTACAAAAGTTGGAGTCTTCTACGTCCACACCCTCTATTCCAAAGGTAATCGTGCGCGCAGAGCCTACATTATCCGGAATTTTAAAAACGCTCAACGCTGATTACACGAAGATTCACGAGGCGCTGTTGAGCATGTTGCATCAGGTGTTAACCGGAAACAGTTTTGAGTTGATGTTAGCCGTAGCGACCGTGGAAGGTAAACTGAAAACCTTCGTTACCAAACTAATCAAATTCAACGAGTGCAGCAAGCAGAATAATGAACCTGTCCCACCAAAGACTGCCGCGACCAGGGCAATGCTATTCGACGTGTCATTCCTCATGCTGTGCTCCATAGTGCAAACGTATGGATCCGAT GCTGTTTTAGAGGAAGGCGGAGGAGATTCCTTTTTCGAGCAGTGGGTACGCGAATGTATGCCGGAACGAAACCAACCAAAGTCGCCCCAAAAGATGTTGCAGAACATTGATCCTGCCAGGGTGGACGCGTTACTCGCGCAGATCAATTCCCCGGATCCCGATTTTAAATCGAGTAATATAAAATGGCACATTGCCTGTCAGTCGGCTATGGGGGTCGTGAAAGAGCTTCTTTGCGCGTGGGAAAGCGACGTACTCGGAGCTGGCGATGTTAAGAGAGCTTTAGATGGTTTGCGCGCGACCGCGTGCTGTTTACCAGTTTGCGCGGCAGCCTGGCTTTGCGCGTACATGAGCATCACGCATCAGGATGCCCTCTTGAAGCCTATGAACATGGTGCAACATTTTCTAACGCCATTGCCCGGGGACGAAATGCAGGACAATCTCAAAGAACG gtctagcttaatgTCTCAAATCATTCGCAAAATGCAGTACGATGTTCATCCTCCCACTCAATCGAAAACGAAGGTGCTTTCGATGTCCCATAG CATTATATCGAGGCAACCTATATTGGAGCAATTGGAGGCCGTATGGAAGAACGTTAATCAACGGGGATGGATAAATATCCAAGCGACACAGTCTTTAGAATCTTTATTAAATACCGGTGGTTCGCTGTGGTTTGTTTCAAACATTGTGAAAGAAGTGTTAAAATATCGTTACCAGCAGGAGCTAGACCAAGCCGTAGACTTGGCATTCGCCATTTTTCATCTTGATATCGAGAACTGTACCTTAGATCTCATAAATCATATCATTCCACAATATTTATATAACTCCTTACA AAGCGAAGAACTCGTTGAGCCACAGTCCTCGGTTTTAGCGAAACTGTGCGTGTACTGTATATTTTCTACGTTAGAATATAACAACTCGAACCCGTACCGCGGAAGTAGTAGGAAACGCGGTCGTCGTGATTTAGACGCTGACGAACTCGATGCTCTTGGGGTGCCAGCGAATAAGATTCTTAGATTAAACGAGTCGGGTGATTCCAACCCCATTTTTGGTTCGCAAAGTCCACAAGCTCAGGGGCCGACTAACGGACAAAAATCGATCGTGTTGAGGGATCCCCTGTTGTCAGCGTTAAACGGATTGTTCACGATATTTACGTTCCTGGCCGGCAGAGATGGCGAAGTGTCTCAACAAACACATTTTATACTTCAATTTTTGCGTCTTATGGTACAATGTGGAAAAGACAGAACTCGTATTGTATTGCAAGGGATGCCACAAACATTG GTTCCTTGCCTTCTAAAAGCACTGCCTGAATTGTTCACGACTGATATTTTGTTAAGATTTTACGATATTCAGACAGCAGTTGGACGGAAAGCGACAGCACGTGATTTGTGCATGCTGCGAAATATCACTCTGAAACCTACGAAGTAG